The Candidatus Hydrogenedentota bacterium DNA window CCCTTACGACGAGGGCCAAGGCGAAGTGGCGCTGGACGGCATCCCGGATGAGATTCTTGCCAAGCATCGCGCTCTTCTGGCGCGAAAACGCAAGCGCGCCATACTTCTGGGAGTTGCGGCGGGACTCCTGATTACAGCGGCCATCCTCGCAGCCATATTGGTTTACGAAATGGCTCGCGATAACGGAACGCCCGCGGCTCCCAGCACGACAGGAACGCCCCCCGCTGCCGCCGCGCCCGCCAGCGCGCCGGCCGTTACGGCGGCGCCTGCCGCGGCGGACGCCACGCCGCCGCAAGCGACCGCAACACCCTTACGCGTTTACTCCGTCCAGTCCGACCCGCACTATCACCGCGCGGATTGCGCCGTCTACCTCAGCGGCGCCGGGCAACGATACGAAGGTACCGTCGAGCAAGCGTCCGCCGCCGGATTCCAAACACAGTGCCCCCTGTGCAAACCCGGCGTGGCGATATCGGGCGCAGCCTCCCCGCAGCCGGTCCCCGGCACGCCCGTTACGACCGCGCCAGCACCTGTGGAGGACGCAACCGTGGTCTATGTGACCCCCACGGGCGATCACTATCACGCCCATGGATGTGCCCTGATGCAGGGCGCCTCCAATGCGATTTCCCTGGATGATGCCCGCGCGCGCGGATACCAGCCTTGCAGCCGGTGCCTGCGGCCCGCCGTTCCGTGAAACGGTGTGCGCGGAAACGCTTCTTCCCGGTGTTTGGAAACCTGGTTTCTCCGGTGATATCATCTCCCGCGCATGAACGAGTTCGTTTATAACAGCACAGAACAGCGGCAGTTACGGCGGCTGCCCCGCGACCTCATCCGCGCCCGCGAACTCCTGCGGGACCTCGTCTCGAAAAACCTGCGCGTGCGCTACCGCTACGCCGTCATGGGGTTTCTATGGGCCATATTTGAACCTTTGGCCCTCATGCTCGTCCTGACTTTCATCTTCACATTCATTTTCTCCGGGCGCGCGCCCGTTTCCGGACAGGAAAACACGCCCTACGCCGTCAGCCTTCTGTGCGGCCTCATCTTCTGGCAATTCACGGCAACCGCTCTCACGAGCGCAACCCAATCGCTCATCGACAACCAGAACCTGGTCAAGAAGGTCCACTTCCCGCGTGAGATTATCCCCATCGCCGCCACAGGCTATCCGCTGGTCAATCTGGGCATTGGTTTTGTGATTCTGCTGGCCCTTCACGTTATCTCGGGCGGTATTATCAGACTATCTTTATTGTATTTTTGCATCGTTTTTGGCTTGCATATAGCCGCTCTTGTCGGGCTCGCGATGCTGCTCGCCTGCGCCAATGTACTCTATCGGGACATCGGCTACATGACCAGCGTCGCCGTCGTGTTCGGCTTCTACGCCTCACCGGTTTTCTATCCGCTTGAATTCGTCGTCCGGTTGACGGACCTGCCCGCTTGGGTGGAGCCGTGGTATCCGTGGCTGGTGCGTCTATACCTCTTGAACCCAATGGCGGAACTGCTGACGGCGTACCGGCAAATCCTGTTTGAGTGCCGCTTTCCGGACCTTTGGCTCCTGGCATGGCCATCGGTCACGGCGGTCGTCGCGCTCGGCTTGGGCGCGTACGTATGCCGCCGCACCGGCCCCACCCTTTCGGACTATCTGTGATGTCCGTCATTGACATCAAGCATGTAACCAAGGTCTATCCGGCACGGCGCGGCACGCGCGTCATGCTCGGGCGCGGCGGTTTGGGCGACTGGCTGCGCGGGCGGAAAACGGCGACGTTTGCCGCGTTGCGGGACATCTCCCTGGAGGTGGGGCCGGGCGAATCACTGGGTATCATCGGCCGGAACGGCTCGGGAAAGAGCACCTTGCTGAAGATTCTGGCGGGCGTCACGCTGCCGACCAGCGGCGAGGTCATCGTGCGCGGGCGCGTGGCGTCCCTGCTGGAACTCGGCGCGGGTTTCCATCCCATGCTGACCGGGCGCGAGAACGTCTACTTGAACGCGGGGCTGCTGGGCATGCGCCACGCGCAGGTGGACGAGGTCTTCGACCAGATCGTCGCGTTCTCCGGTATCGGCGAATTCATCGACCAGCCCGTGGACACTTACAGCAGCGGCATGTACGTGCGCATCGGATTCGCCGTCGCCGCGCACACGAACCCGGACATTTTCCTGGTAGACGAGGTGCTGTCCGTCGGCGACGAAGATTTTCAGCGCAAGTGCCGCCGCCGGATTGGCGAACTGCGCGAGCAGGGCAAGACCATCGTTTTCGTGTCGCACGACCTCGGCACAGTCAACACGTTGTGCCGGCGCGTCGTGCTGTTGAACAAGGGCGAGATGGTCGTCCGCGACACCCCGCAGAAGACCATCAATTTCTATCTGCGGCAAGTGGGCCGCGACCGCGGCGTTCACACGTTCACCGACGGCGCCATCGAGGCCATCCACTGCGACGGGAGGCTCTCGCTGTTCGCGCGCCAGGAGGAGATCACTGCGTCCACCGGCTGCCAGATGGCTCTGACCTCGCTTGGCCAGCGGCACTTCTCGTCCGACGCGGAATGGGAGCTTGCCGAGGCCGGTGAGTCATGCTGCCGCGCGCAGGGTCGCATGACGCGGCTGCCCGTGCGTTTCGACTGGCGCATGGAACTCGAGGCCGGGCGCCTGACCTGGCATGCCGCCATAGAATGCGAACACGCGGTGGAGCTTTCGCTCATCGAACTCATGATCTGCCTGCCCACGTCTTACCTGCACTGGCTCTACGGCGATTACGCCGGGCGCTTCCCGGATATCCTCCCCGCTGACAGCGGCTGGAACGTGGTTGTCGCGCCCGAGGTCTCCGCGCATGAAGCCGCCGCGTTGCCCGAGGAGGGCGCGGCGTTGCCACCGCTGATGTTCCGGTTAACGCCACACCTGCCGCACATGGCGCTCTACTGGGCCAATTCGGAATACGTGTCGTTCAGCCGCTTGTTGATTCCATATGCCAGGTTTCCGGAGGAAAACTGCGTTTTTTCCGCAGGACGGCACGACATAGTGACCTTGACGATTGACACCACAACCGACCGGGCGCGCATTCGGGAGCGCATGCGCACGGAGCGGTCCCTGCAGTCCGGACGGCTGACCGCCCGTTTCGAACTGGGCAAGGTGCGCGTCAGCTATGATGAAGAAGAACTCACCGCGGCGCTGCATCTCTACTCTTCCATACTCATGGAACATCTGTGGCACGACAGCATCAGCCTGCAATGGAGCGCCGTGCGCTCGGATGGGCGCCGGCTTGCGGTCTCGGGTGTTTCCCGGCGCTTCCCGTTCCGGCAGGACTGGGAAATGGAAGCGGTCGAAGGCGGCTTCGCCCTGCGCATCTGGGTCGAGGCGCTTGAACCGTTCGACGCGCAGGAGTACCACGTGTCGGCGGTACTTCGCGCCGAGTACGAAAACTGGGAGACCGACCACGAATCGGGGGTGTTTCCGCCCTTTGACCGCGCTATGAGCATATGGAAACACCTGAATCGCACGTATGCGCCCGGCTGCCGCGCGCAAGCCTTGAGTTCCCGTTTGCCGTCTGTTATTTTCGAGGTGACGGCGCAGGACATGGGTTTCCGGATGACGCCCCTGAATACGGGGCATGACCAGCACGCGCGCGTGTTGCAGGCGTTGCGCCCTTCGGATATGAGTCCGCTTCATTTCGACGCGGGCCGGCATTTGTATTTCTCGGGCAGGCTGCTCATCAGCCCCTGCGCGGAGCCGCAGGTGCGACAGGCCCCGTTCGCCCGATAACCGGAGTCTTCCAAATGGCGACATCGGCGCAGCCCCACAGCGGCGTTGTTCAGGCAGGCGCACCCGCGGCGGACGCACTCGCGCGCGGCTATAAGAAAACGAAGAAACGCACACTGAACCGGCGCGGCGTCATGTGGCTTGGCCAGACCTGCAATGCGCGGTGCTACTTCTGCTACTTCATCAATCGCATCGAGGACCACAAACACCCCGAACATCCCTTCATGTCGCTTGAGAAGGCCAAATTGATCTGCTCGACTCTGCGCTATTTCTACGGCAATACGGCCATCGACATCCAAGGCGGCGAACCCACGATCTTCAAAGGCATTTTCGAGTTGATCCGGTATTGCCGCGACATCGGCCTCTACCCCACGCTCATCACTAACGGGCTGATGCTCGGCAAGCCCGGCATGCTCGAAAAATTCCGCGACGCCGGCATTCGCGATTTCCTGGTCAGCCTGCACGGGGTGGGCGAGGTGCATGACGAGGTCGTCGGCGTGAAGGGCGGCTACCAGAAGATCACCGCCGCCATCGAGCGCATGCGCGAACTGGCAATACCGTTCCGCTTTAACTGCACCATGTCCGAGCCCGTGGTGAAGATCCTGCCCGAGGTGGCGCAAAAGGCCATAGCCTACGGCGCGCTCGCGGTGAACTTCATCGCGTTCAACCCCTTTGGCGACCAGCAGACCGGCACGCGCACCGCACGCAACGTCGCCCGCTATTCCGACATCAAGGCGCAATTGACCAAGGCAATGGACATGCTCGAGGAGGCGGGAATCGAAGTGAACGTGCGGTATCTGCCGCTGTGCATGGCGGAACCCCGGCACCGAAAGAACTTCTACAATTACAAGCAGCTCAGCTACGATCATCACGAGTGGGATTACGCGAGCTGGTTGTGGACCATGATGCAGACGCAGATGATGCGCGACGGGGGCACCACGCCGCCGTTCCACATCGGCTACCGGTCGCATGAGTTGTACAAGCGCGACCCGCACGCGCTGGTGACGCTGTGCGCGGCGCAGCCGTTCAAGATGGGGCTCAAGTTCCGCGCGCAACGGTTGCTCGCCCGGCTCCGCCAGCTGCGCCGGGGCAAACCCGCAATCTACGCGGAAGAAGCCGAACAGCGCGCGCGGGACGACTGCGCGTATAAATACCACGAGGCGTGCCAACAGTGCCATGCGAGACACATCTGCGACGGTTTCCATGGCGACTACGCGGGTTTCTTCGGCACGGATGAGGCCGCGCCCATTGCCGATATGCCCACTACGAACGACCCGCTGCATTTCATCAAAGACCAGGAAAAACTGGTCGAACCGGAAGACGAGCACTGGGCGCTATGAATCAAGGTCCGGGGAAAGGCGCGGCCGGGACACCCTCGTGGGGACCGGTGCCCTTCGGGGGCAGATAGGCACGCACCGCTATGGTGACCATGCAAGACGCGGAAACGGCAACCCTGTGCGCCGTCGATCAGGCGCTCGCACCCGTGCGCGGGCTCATTTCGACGGAAAACGCGCGAAGCCGCCCGTTCGCGCTTGCGGACCTCAAGAAATGGTTCCGGCTCAACGCGGTCATTTTCAAGGTCGAGAAAGTCGACATCCGCCCCGGCGGCGCGACCATCGGCCTGTTGCCGGAATTGCTCGCGGCCGCCCGGCAAGAAGGCCTGCGGGCATCCCTGCGTGTTGCGCCGCCTCTCTCCCCTGCCCTGCTCGATTTGGCGCCGCCCCGGGAACTGCTGGATGTCTTTATTTGTGCTTCCGGCCGCGACACGGACTGGTTCAAGACATGGATCGCCGCGGCCGTGCGGGCAAGTATCCCGGTACGGGCACAGGTCGAGGTCCCTCTCGCCGCATCGGAAGTGGGAATATTAGAAGAGACCTTCGCGAATGC harbors:
- a CDS encoding ABC transporter permease, which gives rise to MNEFVYNSTEQRQLRRLPRDLIRARELLRDLVSKNLRVRYRYAVMGFLWAIFEPLALMLVLTFIFTFIFSGRAPVSGQENTPYAVSLLCGLIFWQFTATALTSATQSLIDNQNLVKKVHFPREIIPIAATGYPLVNLGIGFVILLALHVISGGIIRLSLLYFCIVFGLHIAALVGLAMLLACANVLYRDIGYMTSVAVVFGFYASPVFYPLEFVVRLTDLPAWVEPWYPWLVRLYLLNPMAELLTAYRQILFECRFPDLWLLAWPSVTAVVALGLGAYVCRRTGPTLSDYL
- a CDS encoding radical SAM protein, giving the protein MATSAQPHSGVVQAGAPAADALARGYKKTKKRTLNRRGVMWLGQTCNARCYFCYFINRIEDHKHPEHPFMSLEKAKLICSTLRYFYGNTAIDIQGGEPTIFKGIFELIRYCRDIGLYPTLITNGLMLGKPGMLEKFRDAGIRDFLVSLHGVGEVHDEVVGVKGGYQKITAAIERMRELAIPFRFNCTMSEPVVKILPEVAQKAIAYGALAVNFIAFNPFGDQQTGTRTARNVARYSDIKAQLTKAMDMLEEAGIEVNVRYLPLCMAEPRHRKNFYNYKQLSYDHHEWDYASWLWTMMQTQMMRDGGTTPPFHIGYRSHELYKRDPHALVTLCAAQPFKMGLKFRAQRLLARLRQLRRGKPAIYAEEAEQRARDDCAYKYHEACQQCHARHICDGFHGDYAGFFGTDEAAPIADMPTTNDPLHFIKDQEKLVEPEDEHWAL
- a CDS encoding ABC transporter ATP-binding protein, whose translation is MPPHRPHPFGLSVMSVIDIKHVTKVYPARRGTRVMLGRGGLGDWLRGRKTATFAALRDISLEVGPGESLGIIGRNGSGKSTLLKILAGVTLPTSGEVIVRGRVASLLELGAGFHPMLTGRENVYLNAGLLGMRHAQVDEVFDQIVAFSGIGEFIDQPVDTYSSGMYVRIGFAVAAHTNPDIFLVDEVLSVGDEDFQRKCRRRIGELREQGKTIVFVSHDLGTVNTLCRRVVLLNKGEMVVRDTPQKTINFYLRQVGRDRGVHTFTDGAIEAIHCDGRLSLFARQEEITASTGCQMALTSLGQRHFSSDAEWELAEAGESCCRAQGRMTRLPVRFDWRMELEAGRLTWHAAIECEHAVELSLIELMICLPTSYLHWLYGDYAGRFPDILPADSGWNVVVAPEVSAHEAAALPEEGAALPPLMFRLTPHLPHMALYWANSEYVSFSRLLIPYARFPEENCVFSAGRHDIVTLTIDTTTDRARIRERMRTERSLQSGRLTARFELGKVRVSYDEEELTAALHLYSSILMEHLWHDSISLQWSAVRSDGRRLAVSGVSRRFPFRQDWEMEAVEGGFALRIWVEALEPFDAQEYHVSAVLRAEYENWETDHESGVFPPFDRAMSIWKHLNRTYAPGCRAQALSSRLPSVIFEVTAQDMGFRMTPLNTGHDQHARVLQALRPSDMSPLHFDAGRHLYFSGRLLISPCAEPQVRQAPFAR